The segment CCACGGCGTAGGGATAGGTGACCACCTGGCCGGTGGAATCCTCTTCTTCATCGGGTTCCGTCAATTCCACGTAAATCTGCAGGCGGCCGGGCTCCACTTCCGCCAGGGCCTCCACGGCCACTGCGTAGCCGGCGGTGCGCTTCTCGCCCCAGGAGACCAAGATGACGGTCTCGTCATCGAAAATCTCTTGGAAGATGCCTACTTCTTCTTTACGATCATCGATCCAGGCGGCGATTTCCTCGGTCAGATCCTCCTGGTTGAGGATGCGCCATTCCAAGCCGCCCTGTTCATCTTGGGGCAAGTCAGTGCCCTGCTGATCGTCGGTCTCGTCGCCGGGCGAGCCGGACCCGCAGGCGGCAGCCACGGCCAGGGTCAGGACCAGCAGCAGGATCAGGGCTGTCTTGCCGAGATACCATCGTTGACGGAGCATAGACGTATCCCTCCTCCGCCCCCTGTGGGGCGGTGATCATTGATGAGCGGTGCGCAACTTAAGACGCCCCAGGGGCTTGATTTGTTCCCGCCCCCTTTCTTGCTCCCGGTCCCGGGGCTCTGCTATCATGGAGTTTGCCGGTAAACAGGGAAGGGTGCGAGAGTCTGGCTGAATCGGCGCGCCTGGAGAGCGCGTGTGGGCTTCCGCCCACCGTGGGTTCAAATCCCACCCCTTCCGCAGATGTTCTTTTCGGTACCTGCCGCTTAGTTATATCATGGTCCATCGGACCGAGGGGCTGTACCAAGTTTGGCCGTGCTAGATGGGGAGGTAGCGGTGCCCTGTACCCGCAATCCGCTATAGCGGGATCGAACCCCCACCTGAGGCGGCTTTCTTGTGGGGTCTGCCCCGTGTGAGCAGCGTTGAAGGCCGGGTCCCGCGCAACGGGAACCTGCGAACCCCGTCAGGCCCGGAAGGGAGCAGCGGTAAGCGGGACCTCTCGTGTGCCGCGGGGGTGCCGGGCCGGAGCCAGCTGCACGGGTTACGCCCGGAAGGAGTCGTCGACGGTGGGTGCACGGCCAATTTTCCCATCCCATTACCCGCAGAATCCGCATCCGGCAGCCACCGAACACGACGCCCCATGGAGGGGTTAGGGTGTCATATGTCGCCTTGTACCGGAAATATCGGCCCCAGACCTTTGCCGATGTGGTGGCGCAAGACCATGTGGTGCGCACCCTTACCAACGCCCTGACCCAGAACCGCCTGAGCCACGCCTACCTATTGGCGGGGCCCCGGGGCACCGGCAAGACTTCGGTGGCCCGCATCCTGGCCAAAGCCATCAACTGCAGGAACCGGGCCGAGACCGGCGGCGCCGAGCCGTGCAATGAGTGCGAAAGCTGCACGGCCATCGCCGAGGGCCACGACCTGGACGTTCTGGAAATCGACGCGGCCTCCAACCGGGGCATCGACGAAATCCGGGACCTGCGGGAGAAGGTCCGCTACGCCCCGGCCCGCTCGCCCTTCAAGGTGTACATCGTTGATGAAGTGCACATGCTGACCAACGAGGCCTTCAACGCCTTCCTGAAGACCTTGGAGGATCCGCCCGCCCATTGCGTGTTTGTCTTTGCCACCACCGATCCCCAGAAGCTGCCGGCCACCATCTTGTCCCGCTGCCAGCGGTTCGACTTTCACCAGGTGCCGCCCGAGGAAATCATCGGGCGCCTAAGGCAGATCTGCCAGTGGGAGGATTGCCGGGTGGAGGAGCAGGCCTTGGTGCTGATGGCCCGCCATGCCCGGGGCGGCATGCGGGACGCCCTGGCTCTGCTGGACCAGGCCCGGTCCATGGCCGGGGGCGGGCCCATCACGGCGGCCATGTTGATGAACATCCTGGGGGTCGCTTCCGAAGATACTTTGCTGGAACTGACCGAGGCCGCCGTGGCGGGCGATGTGGCCCAAGG is part of the Sphingobacteriaceae bacterium genome and harbors:
- a CDS encoding Gmad2 immunoglobulin-like domain-containing protein, with the translated sequence MLRQRWYLGKTALILLLVLTLAVAAACGSGSPGDETDDQQGTDLPQDEQGGLEWRILNQEDLTEEIAAWIDDRKEEVGIFQEIFDDETVILVSWGEKRTAGYAVAVEALAEVEPGRLQIYVELTEPDEEEDSTGQVVTYPYAVVAVTPALYYELEPLFAGALFLQNSAFRIEEPEMFAVIDDTLRVKGTARVFEAMFMVYLEDGHLVLAEMPVMADAGAPEWGAFEVEVPLETVPTSPSGILMIYESSAKDGSPVNVLTIPVRFANWE